One part of the Tenrec ecaudatus isolate mTenEca1 unplaced genomic scaffold, mTenEca1.hap1 Scaffold_265, whole genome shotgun sequence genome encodes these proteins:
- the LOC142436424 gene encoding translationally-controlled tumor protein-like: MIIYRDLISRDELFSDVYKIWEITGGLCLEVEGTMVRRAQGHIYDALIGGNASAEGPEGDGPEHKVVTDVDIVMNHHLQETSFTKEAYKRYIKDYMKSLKGKLEERKPERMKPFMTGAAEQIKHILANFKKYQFFQGENTIPDGMVALLDYREGGGTPYMIFFKDSLEMEKC; encoded by the coding sequence ATGATCATCTACCGGGACCTCATCAGCCGAGATGAGCTGTTCTCTGACGTGTACAAGATCTGGGAGATCACGGgcgggctgtgtctggaagtggagggTACCATGGTCCGCAGGGCCCAAGGCCACATCTATGACGCGCTCATCGGCGGCAACGCGTCCGCCGAAGGCCCCGAGGGCGACGGGCCCGAGCACAAGGTGGTCACCGACGTGGACATCgtcatgaaccatcacttgcaggaGACCAGCTTCACCAAGGAGGCCTACAAGAGGtacatcaaggactacatgaaatccCTCAAAGGCAAGCTGGAGGAGCGGAAGCCGGAACGCATGAAGCCCTTTATGACCGGGGCTGCCGAGCAGATCAAGCACATCCTCGCCAATTTCAAGAAGTACCAGTTCTTTCAGGGCGAGAACACGATTCCCGACGGCATGGTGGCCCTGCTGGACTACCGCGAGGGCGGCGGGACCCCGTACATGATCTTCTTCAAGGACAGCTTAGagatggagaagtgctga